The following are from one region of the Prochlorococcus marinus str. SB genome:
- a CDS encoding oxidoreductase has product MTATISRPKISNWETSNIPNLTGKTALITGANSGLGYYTAKALAEKNAHVVIACRSLEKANQTIKKLKGLNPEGLFTPLELDLSDLKNIVEVQSKIFDNFENLDLLINNAGIMHPPKTLSAQGYEIQFAVNHLAHMLLTLKLLPIIEKKEESRIVTVTSGAQFFGKVGWKNLKAENYYNKWESYSNSKLANVMFALELNENLKHKNILSLAAHPGIAKTNLFTAQKPNPGPLETFSLELFSPIFQTAEMGALPQLFAATSPDARGGDHYGPRFNFRGHPKLSPTSPFAMNKKERKNLWEKSLEILNNFL; this is encoded by the coding sequence ATGACTGCCACTATTTCAAGACCTAAAATCTCTAACTGGGAAACATCTAATATTCCAAACCTTACAGGCAAAACAGCGCTAATTACTGGTGCAAATAGTGGTCTTGGATACTACACTGCAAAGGCTTTAGCAGAAAAAAATGCTCATGTTGTTATAGCTTGTAGATCACTTGAAAAAGCTAATCAAACTATCAAAAAACTTAAAGGTCTTAATCCTGAAGGATTATTTACCCCTTTAGAATTAGATTTGTCAGATTTAAAAAATATTGTTGAAGTTCAGTCCAAAATTTTTGATAATTTTGAAAATTTGGATTTACTAATCAATAATGCAGGCATTATGCATCCGCCTAAAACTCTTAGTGCCCAAGGATATGAAATACAATTTGCAGTTAATCATCTAGCTCATATGCTTTTGACTCTAAAGCTACTTCCAATTATTGAAAAAAAAGAAGAATCTAGAATAGTGACGGTGACTTCAGGAGCACAATTTTTTGGCAAAGTCGGTTGGAAAAATCTGAAAGCCGAGAACTATTACAACAAATGGGAATCTTACTCCAATAGCAAATTGGCAAATGTAATGTTTGCTTTGGAACTAAATGAGAACTTAAAGCACAAAAATATACTTTCTTTAGCTGCTCACCCAGGAATTGCAAAAACAAATCTCTTTACTGCTCAAAAACCTAACCCTGGACCATTAGAAACATTCTCATTGGAATTATTTAGTCCTATTTTTCAAACTGCTGAGATGGGTGCTTTACCTCAGCTTTTTGCAGCTACTTCACCAGACGCAAGAGGCGGTGATCATTATGGTCCTAGATTTAATTTCAGAGGTCATCCAAAACTATCCCCTACTTCTCCTTTCGCTATGAATAAAAAAGAAAGAAAAAATTTATGGGAAAAAAGCCTCGAAATACTTAATAACTTTTTATAA
- a CDS encoding NAD-dependent DNA ligase translates to MNNLLVRDVKYLDEQYRIGEGIISDDAFKQLEKLFIPVDQEPNYFNQKNNKLLPKLAKENYKEFLESLLTKTRLSIQPKIDGCAIAIRYLDGKFNKAITKKGFDVSSKIKQIKNVPDYIPIKRDFQIRGELYATNQVAGISQRITRKYLNDKKGIGESLRFCCFQILNGRLNQYETLNYLKKCGFSTPESYFTNHTSEIHIYKKNWLEKKIFAKYPTNGIVVKINSRKLQLLREKSLSQNNEWQYAIEK, encoded by the coding sequence ATGAATAATTTATTAGTGAGAGATGTTAAGTATCTTGATGAACAATACAGGATAGGTGAAGGCATAATTTCGGATGATGCATTTAAGCAACTTGAAAAGCTCTTTATTCCTGTTGATCAAGAGCCTAACTATTTTAATCAAAAAAATAATAAACTTTTGCCAAAATTAGCCAAAGAAAACTATAAAGAATTTTTGGAAAGTTTGTTAACGAAAACAAGATTAAGCATTCAACCAAAAATTGATGGCTGTGCTATTGCAATTAGATATCTAGATGGCAAGTTTAATAAAGCTATTACAAAAAAAGGATTTGATGTCTCAAGCAAAATTAAACAAATTAAAAACGTCCCCGATTATATTCCTATCAAACGAGATTTTCAAATTAGAGGTGAACTATATGCTACAAACCAAGTTGCCGGCATTTCCCAAAGAATTACAAGAAAATACCTCAATGATAAGAAAGGGATTGGAGAAAGTCTCCGCTTTTGCTGTTTCCAAATACTTAATGGAAGACTTAATCAATACGAAACCCTTAACTATCTTAAAAAATGTGGCTTCAGCACCCCTGAAAGTTACTTCACAAATCATACAAGCGAAATCCATATATATAAAAAAAATTGGTTAGAGAAAAAAATATTTGCGAAATATCCAACTAATGGGATAGTTGTAAAAATAAATAGTAGGAAATTACAGTTACTTAGGGAGAAAAGTTTATCTCAAAATAACGAATGGCAATATGCAATTGAAAAATAA